AGTCGAACGCCTCAGGGACGACCGTTTGCTGACGATCCGTGCGGTCCGTCCGGACGACAAGGCGCTTGTACTTGAAGCACTGCCGGGCGTAAGTCCGGAGTCAATTCAGCGCCGCCTTTTCACCACGAAGAAGGAGATCACAGAGGAAGGTCTGCGGAAGATCACCGAGGTTGACTTCGTGAATACAGTGGCGTTGGTTGCTGCACTGGAGAATGATGGGGCTGAACGACTTGCAGGCGGAGGGCGATACATCCGAATTGGTGAATCAAAGAGAGCGGAGGTGGCGTTTCTCATCGAAGACGAATTTCAGGGTCTCGGCATAGCATTGCGCATATTCAAGCATCTGGTCGGGATTGCGCGCGAATCTGGAATCACGGAGTTTGAGGCCGAGGTCCTTCCCACGAATGAGGCTATGCTGAAGGTATTCGCGCGAAGCGGCATTCCCGTCACACGCACTGTGGAGCGCGATTCCATTCATGTGCTTATGGAGTTGGGCGCATAACTTCGAAGCTCATGAGCAAAGGAAGAATTTTTATCACAGATGTACACAGATAAGGGCAAAGAGAGATGTTCACAGATGAGTTTGCTGGTGGACAGCATTGTGATAGAGCGACAATGCTGTCCACACTTCAGCGCTCCCGCGCAAGTCTCACCGTCCGCCGGAGGCGGATCGGGGTTGACCGGCTGTGTCTCTTTATCACACAGGCGGTCAAAAATAATTCATCAGCAGTTATCAGAGCCTTTATCCGCTCTTATCTGTGATAAGAGAGTCGTGTGCTAATCATTGTGCATAGGGAGGACACATGAAAATCACGGCGCCGAAGACCAAGATTGTCTGCACAATAGGCCCTGCATCTGAATCAATTGACATAATGAAGCAGATGATTGAAGCAGGGATGAATGTTGCCCGGCTCAACTTCTCTCACGGCGATTTTGCCGGGCACAAGAAGGTGATAGAAAATTTGCGCACTGCTTCTGAGGCGGTCGGCAAGAGGATCGCCATCATGGCGGACCTTTCCGGGCCAAAGATGCGGATCGGAAAATTTGCCGAAGAGCCGATCGACCTGGCCCCTGGCGATTCGTTCACGCTGACAACCGAGAACATAGTAGGGGACAAGGGTCGCGTTTCTGTTTCGTTTGCAGGACTTCCCAAGGCGGTGAAGCCGGGAGACACGCTCTTTCTGAATGATGGCTACATACAGCTGGAAGTCGTGCAAGTGTCGAGCAGCGATGTCGCCTGCAAGGTACGCGTAGGCGGCGAGCTTCGCTCCCGTAAAGGGCTTAATCTTCCCAATATAAACCTGGGTATAAGCGCATTTACGGAGCGCGATCACGAATGCCTCAAATTTGCCCTTGAAAATGGAGTTGATGCAATCAGCCAGTCTTTTGTGGAGAATGCGGGTGACATAGAGGCTGTCCGGAAAGCCGCGGCAGATCTCGGCTATCAGCCCTTCATAATAGCCAAGATAGAACGTTCCGGGGCTCTCGATCACATTGACGATATTCTGATTGCGTCTGACGGCATCATGATTGCCAGGGGCGATCTTGGTGTTGAAGTGCCGATTGAACAAATTGCCGTGATCCAGAAGCGGCTCATGCGTCGCGCGAACATGCGTGCGAAACCAGTGATTACGGCAACACAGATGCTCGAATCGATGACGGACAATCGCCGTCCTACCCGCGCTGAGGCAACGGACGTGGCAAACGCGATTCTGGACGGCACTGACTGTGTCATGCTGTCAGGGGAATCGGCCATGGGAAAGTATCCTGTGGATGCAGTAGCGATGCTCGCAAAGATCGCATTGGCGGTGGAAAAGAATCGACCCGCGACCACAGTCAAGAAATTGTTCGAAGGGATCGATCTCAGAGATAAGATTCGACCAGCCCATCTGATAGGCATCGGGGTGGAGGCCGGCCTGGAGTATGTCAGTCCCGCAGCTGTGTTTATTCCGACACGTAGTGGCACGACAGCGCGCAGTATAGCGCGCTTCCGCTTTCCGGTATGGATAGTGGCGATAAGCAGGCAGGAGGCGACCTGCCGATACCTCCAGTTCTCGTCAGGGGTTTATCCGGTGCATGCATCGCAGATTCCTGACCGGCGAAACGATTACGTGGGAGCATGGGTTAAGGAGCACGAGTTGGAAGGGAATATGGTCGTTCTGATCGAAGGGCCCTCGGAGAAGCACCCGGAGGCGAATCATAGCATGCAGATAATCGATCTGGCGCGGTGAGAAGGTGCTAATGGTGAAATCAGACAACGGACAGAATTTCATCACAGATAAACGCAGATAGAAGCCGAGAGAGATGTGCACATATCCGCTCGTATCTGTGATAAAAAGGCTGTGTCCCAGTATTAGGAGGCAAGAAGATGAAGAAGGTGGTACTGCTTCGGCATGGCGAGAGCACATGGAACAAGGAAAACCGCTTTACCGGTTGGACCGACGTAGACCTGAGCGACAAGGGAAGAGAAGAAGCGGTTGAGGCCGGAAGAGTCCTCTTGCGGGAGGGATACGTTTTTGATGTTGCATTTACTTCGGTGCTGAGGAGAGCCATTAAGACCCTCTGGCTGGCCCTTGAGGAATTGGATCTGATGTGGATACCGATTCATAACAGCTGGAGGCTCAATGAGCGCCACTATGGCGCTTTGCAGGGATTGAACAAGGCTGAGACCGCTGAAAAGCACGGAATGGACCAGGTTAAGATCTGGCGCAGAAGCTACGCCATTCAGCCGCCGGCACTCACGAAGGATGACGAGCGCTATCCGGGAAAAGACCCGCGTTACAATGGCCTGAAACCGGAGGAGATTCCTCTGACAGAGGCGCTCAAAGACACGGTGGCGCGCTTCCTGCCATACTGGCACGAGACCATCGCCCCGGCCGTGCGGGAGGGTAGGAGGGTAATAATTGCCGCACATGGCAACAGTCTTCGGGCCCTGGTCAAGTATCTCGACAACGTCACCGATGATGATATCGTTGGTCTTAATATTCCCACAGGCATACCCCTGATTTACGAACTTGAAGATGACCTCAAGCCGATCCGCAGCTATTATCTGGGCGACCAGGAGGCAGTGGAGAAAGCAGCGAAGGCAGTAGCGGACCAGTTGAAGAAGTCGTAAAGATAGACCGCTGCGCTAGGAAGACCGGCGCGTAAAGCGCGCCTAGGACGACCGTCGCACGTTGTGCGACTAGGAAGATGGAAGGTAAGAATAGTTGAGTAGTTTGGTGGTTACGATCAAACGCCTAACTACAGGGCAGCAATTTTAACATGTCGCTTTTTTGTTGCGAGCGACGCGAGCGAACGATTTAGGAACAAAAGAAATAAAAGGGAGGAGAGATAAAGATGGCTAAAATCATAAAAGTAATAGGGCGGGAGATTCTCGATTCACGCGGCAATCCGACTGTGGAAGCAGATGTGTATCTTGAAGACGGAAGCATGGGCCGCGCTGCAGTGCCCTCGGGAGCATCCACCGGTGTTCACGAGGCTGTTGAACTCCGTGATGGAGAGAAAACGCGTTACATGGGAAAGGGCACCAGAAAGGCAGCCCAGCATGTGACCAGGGAGATTGCTCGCGCTGTTGAAGGCATGGATGCTGCCTGCCAACAGGAGATTGATCTCAAAATGATCAAGATCGACGGTACAAAGAACAAGGGCCGGCTCGGCGCGAACGCCATTCTTGCCGTGTCAATGGCTGCTGCGCGCGCAGCAGCACAGTCAGAAAAGACGCCCCTTTACCGCTACCTGGGCGGAGTATCTGCGTCGGTTCTCCCTGTTCCCATGATGAACATTATGAACGGGGGAGCCCACGCGGACAGTTCCGTGGACTTTCAGGAATTTATGGTGGCGCCTTACGGCGCACCCAGTTTTGCCGAAGCCCTGAGGATGGGAGCTGAAGTCTTTCACACGCTCAAAGGCGTGCTCAAGGCGAAAGGATATTCAACCGGCGTCGGAGATGAAGGCGGTTTTGCGCCGAGCCTGAAATCCAATGTAGAAGCGATAGAGGTTATCCTGGAAGCAATCGAAAAGGCAGGCTACAAACCGGGCAGGGATATAGGTCTCTGTCTCGACCCTGCGGCCAGCGAATTCTATGACGGCCAAAAGAAGAAATACATTTTCAGGAAATCGGACGGCAGCGCCCACGATTCTGCAGCAATGGTCGATCTCTGGGCAGACTGGGTCCGGCAATACCCGATTGTCTCTATCGAAGACGGCATGGCGGAGGACGACTGGGAGGGCTGGAAATTAATTACTGAGACACTGGGCGCAAAGATCCAGCTTGTCGGCGACGATCTCTTTGTTACCAATACGGAGAGGCTCGAACGGGGTATCAGGCAGGGAATTGCAAACTCGATTCTCATCAAGGTGAACCAGATCGGGTCGCTTACTGAAACATTGCAGGCTATGCAGATGGCTGCGCACGCAGGATACACTGCCGTAGTGTCCCACAGGTCGGGAGAAACCGAGGATACCTTCATTGCTGACCTCGTTGTAGCTACAGGGGCCGGCCAGATCAAGACAGGTTCGGCGAGCAGGACCGACCGCATTTGCAAATATAATCAACTGCTGCGCATAGAGGAAGAACTGGGCGCCTCCGGTAAATTCGCCGGCCGCCGCGCATTCCGCCAGGACAAGATAAAAGAATACGCTCCAGCGAGCGGCGGGAGCAAGAAGAGAAAATAGAGGGAAGACCGCGCTACGCGCTGGGAAGATCGCCATGCAAAGCATGGCTGGGAAGATCGCCCTTCGGGCTAGGAAGATGAAAGGGAAGAAATCTGATCGACGAATGGTGTTCGACGGAGGTTTGCAGTTGCTTCCTAGCGAAGCGGTCGTCTGAGTCGCACATAGTGCGACGATCTGGGTGTCTGCCGGCTCCGAGGCAAACAATAAGCAAGGAGAAGCAACAATGAAAATATTAACCGCACCCCGAATGGAGCGCTGCATAGGCTGCCATTCCTGTTCTTTTGCCTGTGCGCGACTGATACACAAAAATCTTTCGTGGGATACGGCCGGTATCCGCATATCCTCATCCGGAGGGCTCTCAACTGGTTTTGTTGCGAGGACGTGCGTTGCTTGCGACCCCGCTCCCTGTGCGCAAGCCTGTCCTACAGGCGCCTACTCACAGAGGAAGGATGGAGGTGTCTTGGTCAAAAAGAGCCTCTGCATACGCTGTGGAAAATGCGCCAAGGCCTGCCCTGTGGATGCCATCTACCTCGATCCAACAGGAGACCCGTTTGTCTGTATCCACTGTGGCCGGTGCGTCCCATTCTGCCCTCACGACTGCCTTGAGTTGAACGACGTCGCGCGGCGAGGATCTGCAAAAAGTGAGGTCCTCGAAAAGCGAGGTGCTGCATGATCAGAGACAGTTTCAGAATTTTGCAGGTTGATCTCGCCACTGCTCGCGGCAGAGTAGAGACGCTGGAGGGGCGTGACACGGTTGTCGGTGGCAGTGGACTCGCAGCTCTGTTATTCAGCAAATACGGCCAGCCGGACAAACCATGGGACGATCCTGATCAGCCGCTCATCTTCGCTATCGGTCCTCTCACCGGCTATTTTCCTCTCATGAGCAAGACCGTCTGCGCCTTCAAGTCTCCCTATCATGATCAGTACGCAGAAAGTCACGCCGGCGGCAGATCGGCCCTGGCCCTCCGATTTGCCGATCTTGATGCGCTGGTTATTGTCGGCAAGGCTGCAAAACCTTCCTGTATCGCGGTCGCTTCACAAAACCTGCTGGTAAAGGAACTCCCCTTTGTCTGGGGAAAGGACGTCTTTGAGTCGGGAAGGATGCTCCGCAGCCTCGTCAAGCGTGGCTCGGGGCACCGGACCATCATGCGCATCGGCCCGGCAGGTGAGATGGGCTTTGCCATGGCAGCCATCAACGCTGATACCTATCGCCATTTCGGTCGGCTCGGTGGAGGAGCGGTCATGGGGCGCAAGAATCTCAAGGCTATCCTGATTGAAGGTGACGCATCGTTTGCGCTTCCGGATTCCAAAGAGTATCCCAAGGTCTTTCAGGAAACCTATACTAAGGTCACCGGTAAGGACATGATGAAGTACCACGACATCGGCACTCCGATAAACATGGCCGTGCTGAACGAGGCGAAGATGCTGCCCATCCGTAATTTGCAGCGCACGACCGACCCGGCTATGAGCAGCATCTCAGGTGAAAAATTTGCAGACGATGTCCTGCTTCGAAATGCCGCCTGTGCAGGCTGTCCGGTAGGGTGCATCCACATAGGGTTCGTGCGTGAACGGTACACCAAAGAGCATCGCTATATCTACCGCCAGGTCTCCTACGATCATGAGCCGATATTTGCCGTTGGAGCAATGCTCTCGGTTACCAACCCTTTTCACGTGCTCGCGATCATTGACGTCTCTGAAAAGGTGGGGCTCGACGTGATGTCAGCGGGTGTTGCACTTGCCTGGGCAACTGAGGCGACGGAGAAAGGGATCATTTCGGCTAACGAGACGATCGTTCCTCTCTCCTTCGGTGATCCCGAGGGATATAAACAGGCCATGGATCACCTGGGAAGGGGCACCAACGAGTTCTACACTCTCCTTGCACAGGGCACGCTGAAGGCAGCCGAACAGTATGGCGGTAAAGAGTACGCCTGTGTTCTCGGCCAGGAGATGGCGGGCTA
The nucleotide sequence above comes from Syntrophorhabdales bacterium. Encoded proteins:
- the pyk gene encoding pyruvate kinase, whose protein sequence is MKITAPKTKIVCTIGPASESIDIMKQMIEAGMNVARLNFSHGDFAGHKKVIENLRTASEAVGKRIAIMADLSGPKMRIGKFAEEPIDLAPGDSFTLTTENIVGDKGRVSVSFAGLPKAVKPGDTLFLNDGYIQLEVVQVSSSDVACKVRVGGELRSRKGLNLPNINLGISAFTERDHECLKFALENGVDAISQSFVENAGDIEAVRKAAADLGYQPFIIAKIERSGALDHIDDILIASDGIMIARGDLGVEVPIEQIAVIQKRLMRRANMRAKPVITATQMLESMTDNRRPTRAEATDVANAILDGTDCVMLSGESAMGKYPVDAVAMLAKIALAVEKNRPATTVKKLFEGIDLRDKIRPAHLIGIGVEAGLEYVSPAAVFIPTRSGTTARSIARFRFPVWIVAISRQEATCRYLQFSSGVYPVHASQIPDRRNDYVGAWVKEHELEGNMVVLIEGPSEKHPEANHSMQIIDLAR
- a CDS encoding aldehyde ferredoxin oxidoreductase N-terminal domain-containing protein; protein product: MIRDSFRILQVDLATARGRVETLEGRDTVVGGSGLAALLFSKYGQPDKPWDDPDQPLIFAIGPLTGYFPLMSKTVCAFKSPYHDQYAESHAGGRSALALRFADLDALVIVGKAAKPSCIAVASQNLLVKELPFVWGKDVFESGRMLRSLVKRGSGHRTIMRIGPAGEMGFAMAAINADTYRHFGRLGGGAVMGRKNLKAILIEGDASFALPDSKEYPKVFQETYTKVTGKDMMKYHDIGTPINMAVLNEAKMLPIRNLQRTTDPAMSSISGEKFADDVLLRNAACAGCPVGCIHIGFVRERYTKEHRYIYRQVSYDHEPIFAVGAMLSVTNPFHVLAIIDVSEKVGLDVMSAGVALAWATEATEKGIISANETIVPLSFGDPEGYKQAMDHLGRGTNEFYTLLAQGTLKAAEQYGGKEYACVLGQEMAGYATGEVYFASQALGFRHSHLDSGGYSFDQKEKGKDVQKAVDFLVKDEQGRVLLTSMVACLFARGVYTDELLATCLKSVGYESLAANLGSVSNTIQQLRWKTRLATGFKPEEVPIPERFCEVITAKGPVDATYLAGLTA
- a CDS encoding GNAT family N-acetyltransferase, with the translated sequence VERLRDDRLLTIRAVRPDDKALVLEALPGVSPESIQRRLFTTKKEITEEGLRKITEVDFVNTVALVAALENDGAERLAGGGRYIRIGESKRAEVAFLIEDEFQGLGIALRIFKHLVGIARESGITEFEAEVLPTNEAMLKVFARSGIPVTRTVERDSIHVLMELGA
- the gpmA gene encoding 2,3-diphosphoglycerate-dependent phosphoglycerate mutase, with protein sequence MKKVVLLRHGESTWNKENRFTGWTDVDLSDKGREEAVEAGRVLLREGYVFDVAFTSVLRRAIKTLWLALEELDLMWIPIHNSWRLNERHYGALQGLNKAETAEKHGMDQVKIWRRSYAIQPPALTKDDERYPGKDPRYNGLKPEEIPLTEALKDTVARFLPYWHETIAPAVREGRRVIIAAHGNSLRALVKYLDNVTDDDIVGLNIPTGIPLIYELEDDLKPIRSYYLGDQEAVEKAAKAVADQLKKS
- the eno gene encoding phosphopyruvate hydratase; the encoded protein is MAKIIKVIGREILDSRGNPTVEADVYLEDGSMGRAAVPSGASTGVHEAVELRDGEKTRYMGKGTRKAAQHVTREIARAVEGMDAACQQEIDLKMIKIDGTKNKGRLGANAILAVSMAAARAAAQSEKTPLYRYLGGVSASVLPVPMMNIMNGGAHADSSVDFQEFMVAPYGAPSFAEALRMGAEVFHTLKGVLKAKGYSTGVGDEGGFAPSLKSNVEAIEVILEAIEKAGYKPGRDIGLCLDPAASEFYDGQKKKYIFRKSDGSAHDSAAMVDLWADWVRQYPIVSIEDGMAEDDWEGWKLITETLGAKIQLVGDDLFVTNTERLERGIRQGIANSILIKVNQIGSLTETLQAMQMAAHAGYTAVVSHRSGETEDTFIADLVVATGAGQIKTGSASRTDRICKYNQLLRIEEELGASGKFAGRRAFRQDKIKEYAPASGGSKKRK